Proteins encoded by one window of Companilactobacillus ginsenosidimutans:
- a CDS encoding peptide deformylase, with the protein MIKPINTDRMSLSIPSDPATPADSQVVTDLLDTLASHKKDCVGMAANMIGVNKQIIAVNVGMVNVPMINPKILSKTEPFTVSEGCLSLQGERETTRYKNIKVSFQDQNFKPHTQEFNGFVAEIIQHEIDHFDGTLI; encoded by the coding sequence ATGATTAAACCAATTAATACAGACAGGATGTCACTTTCAATTCCATCCGACCCAGCAACACCAGCTGATTCTCAAGTTGTCACCGATTTGTTAGACACCCTTGCTTCCCATAAAAAAGACTGTGTCGGTATGGCAGCCAATATGATAGGTGTCAACAAGCAGATAATTGCGGTAAATGTCGGTATGGTGAATGTGCCGATGATTAATCCGAAAATATTGAGTAAAACTGAGCCATTCACGGTTAGTGAAGGCTGTCTATCACTTCAAGGTGAGCGCGAAACTACTCGATATAAAAATATTAAAGTTTCGTTCCAAGATCAAAATTTCAAACCACATACGCAAGAATTTAACGGTTTTGTTGCAGAAATTATCCAACATGAAATTGATCATTTCGATGGTACTCTAATTTAG
- a CDS encoding VOC family protein, translating into MRTQVYPYFAFKNAKEAIEYYERVFDATDVYRLSPKKEQAEMFHLPTNADLDSMTMHGGFTILGMKFECADAFNGDSTPVKGLQLMLDIDSEDKESHDAADALYKKLKQSGEVEITMPFAEQFWGGKMGAFTDKFGVQWMLHESPWSLSQDHKDE; encoded by the coding sequence ATGAGAACTCAAGTTTACCCATACTTTGCTTTTAAAAATGCCAAAGAAGCTATTGAATACTATGAAAGAGTCTTTGACGCTACTGATGTGTACCGTCTAAGTCCTAAAAAGGAACAAGCTGAAATGTTCCATTTACCAACAAATGCTGACTTGGACAGCATGACAATGCATGGTGGATTCACTATTTTAGGAATGAAATTTGAATGTGCTGATGCTTTTAACGGAGACTCAACTCCTGTTAAGGGACTTCAATTGATGTTAGATATCGACAGTGAAGACAAAGAAAGTCACGATGCTGCTGACGCTTTGTATAAGAAGTTGAAACAATCTGGCGAGGTGGAAATCACGATGCCTTTTGCTGAACAGTTCTGGGGTGGTAAGATGGGTGCCTTTACTGATAAGTTTGGAGTACAGTGGATGTTGCACGAGTCGCCTTGGTCTTTGTCTCAAGACCACAAAGATGAATAG
- a CDS encoding NADPH-dependent FMN reductase, translating to MDDVEYTWIDLKDYPLPLYDHEETPLENEIKDLNSAESKWLNVLQEQDGYIIMTPEYNHAITGALKNALDFVGGQVARKPVQVIAYSHFSDGGIVAANHILPILTMLKMMVVPDPALLWNADPNFTDGGELVPAAENSDHFAKRLNEVFDEINFYTRVFKENPYNN from the coding sequence ATGGATGATGTTGAATACACATGGATTGATTTAAAAGATTATCCACTACCATTGTATGATCATGAAGAAACACCATTGGAGAATGAGATCAAGGATTTAAACAGTGCTGAATCCAAATGGTTAAATGTGTTACAAGAACAAGATGGATACATCATCATGACACCAGAATATAATCACGCAATTACCGGAGCCCTAAAAAACGCCCTAGACTTCGTCGGTGGACAAGTGGCAAGAAAACCAGTTCAAGTAATAGCATACTCACACTTTAGTGACGGAGGAATAGTAGCCGCAAATCACATCCTACCAATTCTAACAATGCTAAAAATGATGGTAGTACCAGATCCAGCTCTACTTTGGAATGCAGATCCAAATTTCACAGATGGGGGAGAACTAGTACCAGCAGCTGAAAACAGTGACCACTTCGCCAAAAGATTGAATGAAGTATTCGATGAAATCAACTTTTATACAAGAGTGTTCAAAGAAAATCCTTACAATAATTAA
- a CDS encoding IS3 family transposase, whose amino-acid sequence MNSQRKLSYQAIMEVSEGNHGWKSILLDHIGVSRQALNKFLHHRKTDWEHKNDLLTEVVLKTYKDHFQRIGAGKILSHITKEHLLDFEVTYYQVRRVMRSEGISCKSKAKKRSRKDDNDQHEKDNVLNQNFEVEKPNMVWLSDSTQLEFGIKETHKVKLSGILDLCSRKIIGSFISPSETAEAEIAMFKETFEEMGDVHPMVHTDRGPAFTAVSFNKLLDEHKVIRSFSRPGTPYDNSPMESWWSNFKGIWMDSHPRPATLEALIKLVQDGIDYFNNIDRLPTKNGLTPEECWNKAIAK is encoded by the coding sequence GTGAATTCACAACGAAAGCTGTCTTACCAGGCAATAATGGAGGTCAGCGAAGGTAATCATGGATGGAAATCTATTCTATTAGACCATATAGGTGTTTCTAGACAAGCGTTAAATAAGTTCTTACATCATAGGAAGACAGATTGGGAACACAAAAATGATTTATTGACTGAAGTTGTTCTTAAGACATATAAAGATCATTTTCAAAGAATTGGTGCGGGAAAGATTCTTTCTCATATTACAAAGGAACACCTTCTAGATTTTGAGGTCACGTACTACCAAGTTAGGCGTGTAATGAGAAGTGAAGGTATTAGTTGTAAATCAAAAGCAAAAAAGCGAAGTCGTAAAGATGACAATGATCAGCATGAAAAAGACAATGTATTAAACCAGAATTTTGAAGTGGAAAAACCAAACATGGTTTGGCTATCTGATTCAACCCAATTGGAATTTGGAATCAAAGAAACACACAAAGTAAAACTCAGTGGAATACTAGATTTGTGCAGTCGTAAAATAATTGGATCTTTTATAAGTCCATCAGAGACTGCAGAAGCTGAAATTGCGATGTTCAAAGAAACTTTTGAGGAAATGGGCGACGTTCATCCAATGGTACATACTGATCGTGGACCTGCATTCACAGCCGTTAGCTTTAATAAATTGTTGGATGAACACAAAGTAATAAGAAGTTTTTCAAGACCAGGCACCCCATATGATAATTCACCAATGGAGAGCTGGTGGAGTAATTTTAAGGGAATCTGGATGGATAGTCATCCAAGACCAGCAACTTTAGAAGCACTGATTAAGCTAGTACAAGATGGAATTGATTATTTCAATAACATTGATAGATTGCCAACAAAAAATGGCCTTACTCCAGAAGAATGCTGGAATAAAGCCATTGCAAAGTAG
- a CDS encoding helix-turn-helix domain-containing protein encodes MWKYTQKEKYNLIKEFEKSDLPRQTFAKTKGISPETFRDWNNYYKENGYEGLRNSKSRTFYSAETKINSVRAYANGEGNLKQVCEKFGVKSSKQLRMWLIQYNNGKTLKATPVRKKVTAVPRKTTIDERIEVVEFILNKHHSYSEASERFDVSYQQARLWVMKVQGDGYKALVDERGHRIHHKAEEISELEKLKLENRELKAKLNEQEAIAAFEKKLNELQHRG; translated from the coding sequence ATGTGGAAATATACTCAAAAAGAAAAATATAACCTTATCAAGGAATTTGAAAAATCTGATTTACCTCGACAGACATTTGCGAAAACCAAAGGAATCAGTCCCGAAACGTTTAGGGACTGGAATAATTACTACAAAGAGAATGGTTATGAAGGACTAAGGAATAGTAAATCACGTACGTTTTATAGTGCTGAAACAAAGATCAACTCTGTTCGTGCATATGCGAATGGTGAAGGTAATCTAAAGCAAGTATGTGAAAAATTCGGAGTGAAATCATCTAAACAACTCAGAATGTGGTTGATACAGTATAATAATGGCAAGACTCTTAAGGCTACGCCTGTCAGGAAGAAGGTCACTGCTGTGCCAAGAAAAACAACGATAGATGAAAGAATTGAAGTTGTAGAATTCATTCTTAATAAACATCATTCCTATTCAGAAGCATCTGAACGATTTGATGTTTCTTATCAACAAGCTCGGCTTTGGGTTATGAAAGTCCAAGGTGATGGCTATAAAGCTCTCGTAGATGAGCGTGGCCATAGGATTCATCATAAAGCAGAAGAGATTAGTGAACTAGAGAAATTGAAACTTGAAAACCGTGAACTCAAAGCAAAATTGAATGAACAAGAAGCCATTGCGGCGTTTGAAAAAAAATTAAACGAACTTCAGCACAGGGGGTGA
- a CDS encoding TetR/AcrR family transcriptional regulator C-terminal domain-containing protein: protein MANYTKIELDIISSFKNLMTDHEFENISVAEVANGANITRRGFYNHFKDKYDLVNSIFESEVFPEVMKVTTLDDWFKGSIFICNYLKKNRDYYQKLLSVNGQNCLKTEFYKLTQIQMTMLIPELLGGRKLSKGDELFLIDYYYNAYMEITKEWLTGKYEFDTDQFVARWRRLLEHSLHDYLDNFTY from the coding sequence ATGGCCAATTATACAAAAATAGAACTTGATATTATTAGCTCATTCAAAAATTTGATGACTGATCATGAATTTGAAAATATTTCAGTTGCGGAAGTTGCCAACGGAGCAAATATTACTCGTAGAGGATTTTATAATCATTTTAAAGACAAATACGATTTAGTAAATTCAATCTTTGAATCTGAAGTGTTTCCTGAAGTTATGAAAGTCACCACTCTTGATGATTGGTTCAAGGGTTCTATTTTTATCTGCAATTATCTCAAAAAGAATCGTGACTATTACCAGAAATTGTTATCTGTTAATGGTCAAAATTGTCTGAAGACAGAATTTTATAAACTGACTCAAATTCAGATGACCATGTTGATTCCGGAACTTCTTGGTGGAAGAAAGCTTTCAAAGGGGGATGAACTTTTCCTGATCGATTACTATTACAATGCCTATATGGAAATAACTAAGGAATGGCTGACTGGGAAATATGAGTTTGACACTGACCAGTTTGTTGCTCGATGGCGTCGACTTTTGGAACATTCGCTACATGACTATCTTGATAATTTTACTTACTAG
- a CDS encoding cation diffusion facilitator family transporter: protein MDKLNKYLLREDHHQKVERQREVDKLTAAIKYLWINIGIYILITVVEYWLSVIGDSVALRADALNNLSGVISTGVLIIGLREATNINDDDIIGRDLPAKSVRSQDSMQLSRFRLETVFTLITSFIIVLIGLQIIVTGGTGLFHLKGKAAPNLISALGAGIATVMMFGVYYINHHYGKKLGNGSLLAASKDSLGDVVTSLGTMITVLVSYALHLAWIDSAVSIVIGVFILWQGIQIFQESTLNLADYVDPVLELQMKEAAEKFKKVHRVVDLRSRYNGNILLVDMFIMVDPKATAMEIYSTNEKIERKLHKDFNVFDVTITIIPDPESLK, encoded by the coding sequence ATGGACAAACTAAATAAATATTTATTGCGTGAGGATCATCATCAAAAAGTTGAACGGCAACGTGAGGTTGATAAACTTACTGCTGCTATTAAATATCTGTGGATTAATATTGGTATTTATATTCTTATTACTGTGGTTGAATATTGGCTATCTGTTATTGGTGATTCTGTTGCATTACGCGCTGATGCTCTGAATAATTTATCTGGCGTCATTTCGACTGGTGTTTTGATTATTGGCTTGCGTGAAGCGACCAATATTAACGATGACGACATTATTGGCCGGGATCTACCGGCAAAAAGTGTTCGTAGTCAAGACTCCATGCAGCTCTCTCGTTTTAGACTGGAAACAGTTTTCACGCTTATAACGAGTTTTATAATCGTATTAATTGGTCTACAAATTATTGTCACTGGTGGTACGGGATTATTCCATCTAAAAGGCAAAGCAGCACCAAATCTAATTTCTGCATTAGGTGCCGGGATTGCCACAGTCATGATGTTTGGAGTTTATTACATAAATCATCATTACGGGAAAAAGTTAGGTAACGGTTCGCTACTTGCTGCGTCAAAAGACAGCCTCGGTGATGTCGTAACCAGTTTGGGGACGATGATTACAGTTTTAGTTTCATATGCACTTCACCTAGCATGGATTGATAGTGCCGTCAGTATCGTAATTGGTGTTTTCATTCTTTGGCAAGGAATCCAAATTTTCCAAGAATCAACATTAAACTTAGCAGATTACGTCGATCCAGTCCTCGAGCTTCAAATGAAGGAGGCTGCCGAGAAGTTCAAAAAGGTTCACAGAGTTGTTGATTTAAGAAGTCGTTATAACGGCAATATTTTACTTGTAGATATGTTCATAATGGTTGATCCTAAAGCAACCGCAATGGAAATCTACAGCACCAACGAAAAAATAGAGCGAAAACTCCACAAAGATTTCAACGTTTTTGATGTCACAATTACCATCATCCCCGACCCGGAGTCGCTTAAATAA